CACCCAACTTCACTACTACTTCTCAAAAACAAAGAGATCTATCTAGAGAGAGAGGTAATAAATTTAAGATGGGTGTGACAACGTGTTGTGACAAGGTGCATTCATGGTTCCGCGATTCAAAAGCGCTTTTGATAATCATAAGCCTGCAATTTGGCTCTGCTGGGATGTATGTTATCACCAAGGATGCTCTTAACAAAGGAATGAGTCATTATGTGTTTGTTGTTTACCGTAATATCATCGCCACTATAGTTCTTGGTCCCTTCGCATTTTTTCTTGAAAGGTTATAATTTCCCTTCTTCTCTTATTCATACTTAACATCGAGCATGCATGCGTGCATGTTCCACACACATTTTTACTACTTGATGAATATAATATGCATAAGACCTAGCTTTTCATTGTGTGATCAATAGTTGGAAGAGAGGGTGTTTCTATTTTTTACTTCCAGAAAAAACGGTTGGATTGATATTGACTACGTATGTCACATGATTTTGTAATCGTATTTGTTAAAATTGTGCGTTTCTTTTTAATTATATGAATATTATAAGATTTTACTGAAATAAACTCAACTTCAACATCATAAAATCATATGAATtttgggttgtctaaatgacccatgataaagtttgggttaaataactcatcatccaatcacgttggagataaatgagttggaaataaattaataaataaaatatagaaatttcaactcacttatctccaatgtgattggatgatgggttatttaacccaaactttatcataggtcatttagacaacctcgaAAATTTTGAAATAGCACTTCTAATGTCTATACATTTCAGTATATAGATATTATCCATTACTTTTACTATTATTTCACCATGCACCAACCATTTTTTTAGGTTACTTAGTGACTCGTGTAACTAACTATAAGTCTATTTTACCTTTTTCAGGAAAACAAGGCCCAAGATGACAATTCGGATATTTTCAGAAATTATGGCTGTGGCTTTTGTCGAGTAATATATCATCTTTAACTTGTCATATATTGTGTAAATAGATAGAGTTTTGATTTTAGTCTacctaatttttaaatttatatacgtctcctttctatttttgtattccTTTTAAACTCATATCACCAATTAATTTTCAATCATATTGTTGGTCATTTATTTTTTAGCATACATATTAACTATGCTATGTCAATTATATACAGGATAATACTTGATCAGTGCTTCACCTTCCTTGGGATGAAGATGACATCAGCCTCTTTTGCATCAGCCGTGATGAATTCCGTACCATCCATCACCTTTGTACTCGCAATCATTTTTCGG
This is a stretch of genomic DNA from Lotus japonicus ecotype B-129 chromosome 1, LjGifu_v1.2. It encodes these proteins:
- the LOC130734363 gene encoding WAT1-related protein At1g21890-like isoform X1, whose amino-acid sequence is MGVTTCCDKVHSWFRDSKALLIIISLQFGSAGMYVITKDALNKGMSHYVFVVYRNIIATIVLGPFAFFLERKTRPKMTIRIFSEIMAVAFVEIILDQCFTFLGMKMTSASFASAVMNSVPSITFVLAIIFRMLEQRNKHVACESYIDSTTKFRGVVPNDSWTYLILGGFYHTPNVWYTTDEL
- the LOC130734363 gene encoding WAT1-related protein At1g21890-like isoform X2, which codes for MGVTTCCDKVHSWFRDSKALLIIISLQFGSAGMYVITKDALNKGMSHYVFVVYRNIIATIVLGPFAFFLERKTRPKMTIRIFSEIMAVAFVEIILDQCFTFLGMKMTSASFASAVMNSVPSITFVLAIIFREIST